In a single window of the Prinia subflava isolate CZ2003 ecotype Zambia chromosome 3, Cam_Psub_1.2, whole genome shotgun sequence genome:
- the FAM124A gene encoding protein FAM124A: MEKQPGGEEECADSGAETGGSEYSRMSSTSSELSVEGIQDPFLVSVHIIADPGESKTLQQAIDKLLAWIHPDLQLFRVSERRVPKKRRKPVKAGVSQPALAVVLFLQEEYGEEPILQLHEAFQRPPWHYHHTELMHGKFLPYMPCSQDFYTLAPETPLWAIRPVHYGKEMIRFTIYCRNESFVDILKLYELILKRPMCQKKADFCVFPVYSNMEIDIQFSLKKLPKGQVPVRTESAVLEFRVKDVGQLVPLLPNPCSPISEGRWQTEDHDGNRILLQQAHSWCRKSARQNKQPYPSVSTDSHFTTLPAFLPQSHPSVSEQPQETGQKKVHHTNGLGHYLGFSQQDLRHGDQGDFTRRSRSASSISWSFQRSKSLFCLPTVNSSSASETFHFSEPFQFLNTGSPATRLKTWKCNPKLNIDDLEGAQETDVDTGMKLSFSDLSVVSAYSALNGFCSELEDSLPSQKQTLSRAKQAATSGRPVSAMCNTFESADSSLPSLSEWSSSSFTSASLSKQHKQPLRAAPCFLDDRGCPASPVNEEEFYI; encoded by the exons GTCTGAGTACAGCCGTATGTCTTCTACCAGCA GTGAACTTTCTGTGGAAGGCATACAAGATCCGTTCCTTGTTAGTGTACACATTATTGCAGATCCAGGTGAATCCAAGACTCTTCAGCAGGCCATTGATAAGCTTCTAGCCTGGATCCATCCAGACCTCCAGCTGTTTCGGGTCTCAGAAAGACGAGTGCCCAAGAAGCGCAGGAAGCCGGTCAAGGCTGGTGTTTCTCAGCCAGCCCTTGCTGTCgtcctgttcctgcaggaggaGTATGGAGAAGAACCCATCTTGCAGCTCCATGAAGCTTTTCAGCGTCCGCCTTGGCATTACCACCACACGGAGCTAATGCATGGGAAATTCCTCCCTTACATGCCATGCAGCCAAGACTTCTACACTTTGGCTCCAGAGACCCCTCTGTGGGCCATTCGCCCAGTGCACTACGGGAAAGAAATGATCCGCTTCACCATATACTGCAGGAATGAAAGTTTTGTGGACATTTTGAAATTGTATGAGTTAATCCTGAAAAGACCTATGTGTCAGAAAAAAGCAGacttttgtgtttttcctgtctATTCTAACATGGAAATAGAcattcagttttctttaaaaaaactcccGAAGGGACAAGTTCCAGTGAGGACAGAGTCAGCCGTGCTGGAGTTCAGAGTAAAAGATGTGGGGCAGCTTGTACCTCTCTTGCCCAACCCTTGTAGCCCCATCAGTGAAGGCAGATGGCAGACAGAAGACCATGATGGAAATAGGATCCTTTTGCAG CAAGCACACAGTTGGTGTAGGAAGTCTGCAAGGCAGAACAAACAACCATATCCATCTGTGTCAACAGATTCCCACTTCACCACTCTGCCAGCCTTTCTTCCTCAGAGCCACCCATCTGTCTCTGAACAGCCACAAGAAACAGGTCAAAAAAAGGTGCATCACACAAATGGCCTTGGTCACTATCTTGGTTTCTCCCAGCAGGACTTGAGACACGGTGATCAAGGAGACTTCACACGCAGATCCAGGAGTGCTTCCAGCATTTCTTGGTCATTTCAACGAAGCAAGTCTCTGTTCTGCTTGCCCACAGTGAACTCCTCTTCAGCATCAGAgacatttcatttcagtgaaccatttcagtttttaaacaCTGGGTCACCTGCAACCAGgttaaaaacatggaaatgcAACCCCAAGCTTAACATTGATGACTTGGAGGGTGCCCAAGAGACTGATGTGGACACAGGGATGAAGCTGTCCTTCTCAGACCTGTCTGTGGTTTCTGCATACTCTGCCCTTAATGGATTTTGCAGTGAGTTGGAAGACTCTCTTCCGTCACAGAAACAAACTCTCAGTAGGGCTAAGCAGGCAGCCACCAGTGGAAGGCCTGTATCAGCCATGTGCAATACTTTTGAGTCAGCTGATAGTTCACTGCCTTCTCTTTCAGAATGGTCTTCCAGCTCTTTCACGTCAGCATCTCTCTCCAAGCAACACAAACAGCCCTTGAGAGCAGCTCCCTGTTTTCTGGATGATCGTGGTTGCCCAGCCTCACCAGTTAATGAAGAAGAATTTTACATCTGA